One genomic region from Synechococcales cyanobacterium T60_A2020_003 encodes:
- a CDS encoding FHA domain-containing protein, translated as MPETSYVQLSWEDPVTGEMQCPLVAAPIAIGREVGQMPTQYAEQPVSQIELDHRQVSRFHALITVVNQQLCITDKSANGTFLNGRSLTQQNQPFSSGDTIRIGPYKITASLVREKDHSATELTIDPNANARKPSSQGGLIWLVGLVVLLLIGLGTWLAVTALLERSRPPLPQSSTSERSSLPL; from the coding sequence ATGCCGGAGACATCCTACGTTCAGCTTTCTTGGGAAGATCCCGTCACAGGTGAGATGCAGTGCCCGCTGGTGGCCGCACCGATTGCCATTGGCCGTGAAGTAGGACAAATGCCGACTCAGTACGCTGAGCAACCCGTCTCTCAAATTGAGCTCGATCATCGCCAGGTTTCCCGGTTTCACGCCCTGATCACGGTGGTGAACCAGCAGCTTTGCATCACAGACAAGAGTGCCAACGGCACCTTTCTCAATGGACGATCGCTCACCCAGCAAAATCAACCCTTTTCCAGCGGCGACACCATCCGGATTGGCCCTTACAAAATTACGGCCTCCCTCGTCCGCGAGAAAGACCATAGTGCCACCGAATTAACTATTGATCCTAACGCCAACGCCCGTAAACCCAGTTCTCAAGGAGGACTGATCTGGCTCGTGGGCTTAGTCGTTTTACTGCTGATTGGGCTGGGAACCTGGCTGGCGGTTACGGCGCTGCTGGAGCGATCGCGCCCGCCCTTGCCCCAATCGTCCACATCAGAGCGATCGTCCCTACCCC